In a single window of the Diospyros lotus cultivar Yz01 chromosome 10, ASM1463336v1, whole genome shotgun sequence genome:
- the LOC127811263 gene encoding UDP-glycosyltransferase 75C1-like, which produces MNPHILHLTFPAQGSINPSLQFAINLAKTGVKVTVLASVFAHRRMSEACSSADGLTLRSFSDGYDDGIKLSDGDHERFFFQLETRGSEALAEVIAASAAAGSPVTALVYTMNMSWAVKVADSFRIPSVVLWIQPATVLGIYFYFFNGHAAIIRELGNDPSSSVQLPGLPKLSGRDLPSFLDPSSLDSVTFSSAFQRHKDQIEALDADPNPKILVNTFDRLESEALRAVQGLNLVPIGPLIPSSFLSGRETRDHHPSDTSYLEWLDSKPEASVVYVSFGTVAVVSEKQIEEMASGLLSTNRPFLWATRTPVSHREELEEKGMIVPWCSQAEVLSHPSLGCFVSHCGWNSTLESLVAGVPMVGLPQFTDQPTNAKLVEDEFKTGVRARANEDGVFEGAEIKRCVEMVLGGGEKGKELKRNAEKWKALAKEAAMDGGSSSLNLRNFFIDGLLQDQVPQ; this is translated from the coding sequence ATGAACCCTCACATCCTCCACTTGACGTTTCCAGCGCAAGGCTCCATCAACCCATCTCTCCAGTTCGCCATAAACCTCGCCAAAACGGGCGTCAAAGTCACCGTTCTGGCCAGCGTCTTCGCCCACCGCCGCATGTCCGAAGCCTGCTCCTCCGCCGATGGCTTGACCTTGCGCTCCTTCTCCGACGGCTACGACGACGGCATCAAACTTAGCGACGGCGACCACGAAAGGTTCTTCTTCCAGCTCGAAACCCGCGGCTCCGAAGCCCTGGCCGAAGTCATCGCCGCCAGTGCCGCCGCAGGCAGTCCGGTGACAGCTCTCGTCTACACCATGAACATGTCTTGGGCAGTCAAAGTCGCGGATTCGTTTCGAATACCGTCTGTAGTTCTCTGGATTCAACCGGCCACTGTTTTGGGCATCTACTTCTATTTCTTCAACGGCCATGCCGCAATAATTAGAGAACTTGGCAACGACCCTTCAAGCTCCGTTCAGTTACCAGGCCTCCCGAAGCTCAGTGGCCGGGACCTTCCATCCTTTCTCGACCCTTCGAGCTTGGACTCAGTCACTTTTAGTTCCGCATTTCAGCGACACAAAGATCAAATTGAAGCACTGGATGCCGATCCCAACCCAAAAATACTGGTGAACACGTTTGATCGATTGGAATCAGAGGCCTTGAGAGCCGTTCAAGGGCTTAACTTGGTGCCGATCGGACCATTAATCCCATCATCGTTCTTGAGCGGAAGAGAAACTAGAGATCACCATCCCTCCGACACTTCATATCTTGAGTGGTTGGACTCGAAGCCGGAGGCTTCGGTTGTCTACGTCTCGTTCGGAACCGTCGCAGTGGTATCAGAGAAGCAAATCGAGGAGATGGCATCTGGGTTGCTCTCAACCAATCGGCCATTTTTGTGGGCGACAAGAACTCCTGTGAGTCACAGAGAAGAGCTAGAAGAGAAGGGGATGATAGTGCCGTGGTGCTCCCAAGCGGAGGTCCTTTCCCACCCGTCTCTGGGCTGTTTCGTGAGTCACTGCGGCTGGAATTCGACCCTGGAGAGCTTGGTCGCCGGCGTTCCGATGGTGGGCTTGCCGCAGTTCACGGATCAGCCGACGAACGCGAAGCTTGTGGAAGATGAATTTAAGACGGGGGTGAGGGCGAGAGCGAACGAAGATGGAGTATTTGAAGGTGCAGAGATAAAGAGGTGCGTGGAGATGGTCTTGGGAGGGGGCGAGAAGGGGAAAGAACTGAAGCGGAATGCCGAGAAATGGAAGGCTCTGGCGAAGGAAGCAGCTATGGATGGCGGATCCTCAAGCTTGAATCTGAGGAATTTCTTCATCGATGGGCTGCTTCAAGATCAAGTTCCACAGTAG
- the LOC127810830 gene encoding crocetin glucosyltransferase, chloroplastic-like: MDHGGHVLVVAFPGQGHINPALQFAKRLLGMGLKVTFVTAFSALNRMTETAAAAPPGLSFVGFSDGYDNGWKTSDTEHFMVEQKRRGSAAMEELVASAAAQGQPFVHVVYCILLPWVGRVAQKLGLPATFLWLQPASLLDIYFYYFNGYGDEIMKNSDDPSWSIQLPGLPPLTADDLPPFLFPSDPSNFAIALFKEHIDVITDSQQTNPNSKVLVNTFDELEFDALRSVKKLNMIAAGPLIPTAFLDGKDPSDTSFGCDLFQKTKDYTDWLNSKPTASVIYVSFGSYLVLKDHEMEAIARGLLETRRPFLWVVRSGGTDDDQGYELSCKAELEEQGLVIPWCSQVEVLSNPSVGCFFTHCGWNSCIESLALGVPVVGFPLWTDQATNAKLVQDVWKAGIKVRRNREGMVEDGEVKRCLEMAMEGEEMRRNARKWKDLAKEAAMEGGSSYLNIKNFVDELRGI; encoded by the coding sequence ATGGATCATGGCGGCCATGTGCTCGTGGTAGCGTTTCCGGGGCAAGGCCACATCAACCCAGCTCTGCAATTCGCCAAACGGCTTCTGGGTATGGGCCTGAAGGTCACTTTTGTGACGGCGTTCTCCGCCCTCAACCGCATGACGGAAACCGCCGCCGCCGCTCCGCCGGGATTGAGCTTCGTCGGGTTCTCCGACGGCTACGACAATGGCTGGAAAACCTCAGACACGGAACACTTCATGGTGGAGCAGAAGCGGCGGGGGTCGGCGGCGATGGAGGAGCTCGTGGCCTCCGCCGCCGCACAGGGCCAACCTTTTGTCCATGTGGTTTACTGTATCCTTCTTCCTTGGGTCGGCCGAGTCGCCCAGAAGCTTGGCCTGCCGGCGACGTTTCTCTGGCTTCAGCCGGCCTCGCTTTTAGACATCTACTTCTACTACTTCAATGGCTATGGCGATGAAATCATGAAAAATTCGGACGACCCGTCTTGGTCCATTCAGCTCCCTGGATTGCCGCCGCTCACCGCCGACGATCTTCCGCCATTTCTGTTCCCTTCCGATCCCAGCAACTTCGCAATCGCTTTGTTCAAAGAGCACATCGATGTGATCACAGATTCACAACAAACAAACCCGAATTCGAAAGTTCTGGTAAACACCTTCGACGAATTGGAATTCGATGCCCTGCGATCCGTCAAGAAGCTGAACATGATCGCCGCGGGACCATTAATCCCGACGGCTTTCTTGGACGGGAAAGACCCGTCGGACACCTCCTTCGGCTGCGACCTGTTCCAGAAAACAAAAGACTACACGGACTGGCTGAACTCGAAGCCCACTGCCTCTGTAATCTACGTCTCATTCGGAAGCTATTTGGTGCTGAAGGATCACGAAATGGAGGCGATAGCCCGGGGGTTGCTGGAAACCCGGCGGCCGTTCCTGTGGGTGGTTCGATCGGGCGGCACCGACGACGATCAAGGGTACGAGCTGAGCTGCAAGGCTGAGCTCGAAGAGCAAGGACTGGTGATTCCATGGTGTTCTCAAGTGGAGGTTCTTTCGAATCCATCAGTCGGGTGCTTCTTCACCCATTGCGGTTGGAATTCTTGCATCGAGAGTTTGGCTCTGGGCGTCCCTGTGGTTGGTTTTCCCTTGTGGACAGATCAAGCGACGAACGCGAAGCTTGTTCAAGATGTCTGGAAGGCGGGGATCAAAGTGAGGAGAAACAGAGAGGGAATGGTGGAAGACGGCGAGGTCAAGAGGTGCTTAGAAATGGCAATGGAAGGGGAGGAGATGAGAAGGAACGCCAGGAAGTGGAAGGATTTGGCAAAGGAAGCCGCCATGGAAGGTGGATCATCCTACTTGAATATTAAGAATTTTGTTGATGAATTACGAGGTATTTGA
- the LOC127812007 gene encoding UDP-glycosyltransferase 75C1-like, protein MNPHILHLTFPAQGSINPSLQFAINLAKMGVKVTVLGSLFAHRCMSEACSSADGLKLRAFSDGYDDGFKPSDGDHERFFSQLETCGSEALAEVIAASAAAGSPVTALVYTMGMSWAVKVADSFRIPSVVLWIQPATVLGIYFYFFHGHGAIRELGNDPSSSVQLPGLPKLSHRDLPTLLDPSSLDSATFISFALQRFKEQIEALDADPNTKILVNTFDRLESEALRAVQGLNLVPIGPLIPSSFLRGRESRGHHPSDTSYLEWLDSKPEASVVYVSFGTVAVVSEKQIEEMATGLLSTHRPFLWAIKTPVSHGEELEEKGMIVPWCSQAEVLSHPSLGCFVSHCGWNSTLESLVAGVPVVGLPQFTDQPTNAKLVEDEFKTGVRARANEDGVFEGAEIKRCVEMVLGRGEKGKELKRNAEKWKALAKEATMEGGSSYLNLRNFFIDGLLQDQVTQ, encoded by the coding sequence ATGAACCCTCACATCCTCCACTTGACGTTTCCGGCGCAAGGCTCCATCAACCCATCTCTCCAGTTCGCCATAAACCTCGCCAAAATGGGCGTCAAAGTCACCGTTCTGGGCAGCCTCTTCGCCCACCGCTGCATGTCCGAAGCCTGCTCCTCCGCCGATGGCTTGAAATTGCGCGCCTTCTCCGACGGTTACGACGACGGCTTCAAACCTAGCGACGGCGACCACGAAAGGTTCTTCTCCCAGCTCGAAACCTGCGGCTCCGAAGCCTTGGCCGAAGTCATCGCCGCCAGTGCCGCCGCCGGCAGTCCGGTGACAGCTCTCGTCTACACCATGGGCATGTCATGGGCAGTCAAAGTCGCGGATTCGTTTCGAATACCGTCTGTAGTTCTCTGGATTCAACCGGCCACTGTTTTGGGTATCTACTTCTATTTCTTCCACGGCCATGGCGCAATTAGAGAACTTGGCAACGACCCTTCAAGCTCCGTTCAGTTACCAGGCCTCCCGAAGCTCAGTCACCGGGACCTGCCAACCCTTCTCGATCCTTCGAGCTTGGACTCAGCCACTTTTATTAGTTTCGCATTACAACGATTCAAAGAGCAGATTGAAGCACTGGATGCCGATCCCAACACAAAAATACTGGTGAACACTTTTGATCGATTGGAATCAGAGGCCTTGAGAGCCGTTCAAGGGCTTAACTTGGTGCCGATCGGACCATTAATCCCATCATCGTTCTTGCGCGGAAGAGAATCAAGAGGTCATCATCCCTCCGACACTTCATATCTTGAGTGGTTGGACTCGAAGCCCGAGGCTTCGGTTGTCTACGTCTCGTTCGGAACCGTCGCAGTGGTATCAGAGAAGCAAATCGAGGAGATGGCAACTGGGTTGCTCTCAACCCATCGGCCATTTTTGTGGGCGATAAAAACTCCTGTGAGTCACGGAGAAGAGCTAGAAGAGAAGGGGATGATAGTGCCGTGGTGCTCCCAAGCGGAGGTCCTTTCCCACCCGTCTCTGGGCTGTTTCGTGAGTCACTGCGGCTGGAATTCGACCCTGGAGAGCTTGGTCGCCGGCGTTCCGGTGGTGGGCTTGCCGCAGTTCACGGATCAGCCGACGAATGCGAAGCTTGTTGAAGATGAATTTAAGACGGGGGTGAGGGCGAGAGCGAACGAAGATGGAGTATTTGAAGGTGCAGAGATCAAGAGGTGTGTGGAAATGGTTTTGGGAAGGGGCGAGAAGGGGAAAGAACTGAAGCGGAATGCCGAGAAATGGAAGGCTCTGGCGAAAGAAGCCACCATGGAAGGCGGATCCTCGTACTTGAATCTGAGGAATTTCTTCATCGATGGGCTGCTTCAAGATCAAGTTACACAGTAG
- the LOC127811264 gene encoding UDP-glycosyltransferase 75C1-like, whose product MNPHILHLTFPAQGSINPSLQFAINLAKMGVKVTVLGSLFAHRRMSEACSSADGLTLRAFSDGYDDGFKLSDGDPERFLSQFETRGSEALAEVIAASSATGSPVTALVYTMNMSWAVKVADSFRIPSVVLWIQPATVLGIYFYFFHGHGAIRELGNYPSSSVQLPGLPKLSGRDLPSFHDPSSLDSVTFSFALQRFKEQIEALDADPNPKILVNTFDRLESEALRAVQGLNLVPIGPLIPSSFLSGRESRGHHPSDTSYLDWLDLKPESTVVYVSFRTIAVVSEKQIEEMATGLLSTNRPFLWATRTPVSHREELEEKGMIVPWCSQTEVLSNPSLGCFVSHCGWNSTLESLVACVPVVGVPQLTDQPTIAKLVEDEFKTGVRARANEDGVFEGAEIKRCVEMVLGGDEKGGELKRNAEKWKADPRA is encoded by the coding sequence ATGAACCCTCACATCCTCCACTTGACGTTTCCGGCGCAAGGCTCCATCAACCCCTCTCTCCAGTTCGCCATAAACCTCGCCAAAATGGGCGTCAAAGTCACAGTTCTGGGCAGCCTCTTCGCCCACCGCCGCATGTCCGAAGCCTGCTCCTCGGCCGATGGCTTGACCTTGCGCGCCTTCTCCGACGGCTACGACGACGGCTTCAAACTTAGCGACGGTGACCCCGAAAGGTTCTTGTCCCAGTTCGAAACCCGCGGCTCCGAAGCCCTGGCCGAAGTCATCGCCGCCAGTTCCGCCACCGGCAGTCCAGTGACAGCTCTCGTCTACACCATGAACATGTCTTGGGCAGTCAAAGTCGCGGATTCATTTCGAATACCGTCTGTAGTTCTCTGGATTCAACCGGCCACTGTTTTGGGCATCTACTTCTATTTCTTCCACGGCCATGGCGCAATTAGAGAACTTGGCAACTACCCTTCAAGCTCCGTTCAGTTACCAGGCCTCCCGAAGCTCAGTGGCCGGGACCTTCCATCCTTTCACGACCCTTCGAGCTTGGACTCAGTCACTTTTAGTTTCGCATTACAGCGATTCAAAGAGCAGATTGAAGCACTGGATGCCGATCCCAACCCAAAAATACTGGTGAACACTTTTGATAGATTGGAATCAGAGGCCTTGAGAGCCGTTCAAGGGCTTAACTTGGTGCCGATCGGACCATTAATCCCATCATCGTTCTTGAGCGGAAGAGAATCAAGAGGTCATCATCCCTCCGACACTTCATATCTTGATTGGTTGGACTTGAAGCCCGAGTCTACGGTTGTCTACGTCTCGTTCCGAACCATCGCAGTGGTATCAGAGAAGCAAATCGAGGAGATGGCAACTGGGTTGCTCTCAACCAATCGGCCATTTTTGTGGGCGACAAGAACTCCTGTAAGTCACAGAGAAGAGCTAGAAGAGAAGGGGATGATAGTGCCGTGGTGCTCCCAAACGGAGGTCCTTTCCAACCCGTCTCTGGGCTGTTTCGTGAGTCACTGTGGCTGGAATTCGACCCTGGAGAGCTTGGTCGCCTGCGTTCCGGTGGTGGGCGTGCCGCAGCTCACGGATCAGCCGACGATCGCGAAACTTGTGGAAGATGAATTTAAGACAGGGGTGAGGGCGAGAGCGAACGAAGATGGAGTATTTGAAGGTGCAGAGATCAAGAGGTGCGTGGAAATGGTTTTGGGAGGGGACGAGAAGGGGGGAGAACTGAAGCGGAATGCCGAGAAATGGAAGGCGGATCCTCGAGCTTGA
- the LOC127810878 gene encoding crocetin glucosyltransferase, chloroplastic-like gives MDELRVLLVTFPGQGHINPSLQFAKLLAGMGLKVTFVTASSAISRMARAATSPPPSLTFAGFSVEGFNTGVDIDDYMVELRRRASDAVEEMITSAAAKGQPFVHVVYTILLPSVGKIARNHNISSTFLWVQPASLFGFYYHYLNGYGDAIRENGNDPSWFIDLPRLPRLHSRDLPSFVQASNTYSFAIPSVQKHLEVLAEEKNPRILFNTFDALETEALRITKSINLVAVGPLIPSAFLDGKDPSDTSFGGDLFQESEDHYIEWLNSKPNESVVYVSFGSLSVLSDQQTEEIARGLLESRRPFLWVLRRSENGEKQEDKLTRKKELEELGMIVPWCSQLKVLQHPSVGCFVSHCGWNSTFESLVSGVPVVGFPQWSDQTMNAKLVEDAWKTGIRLTENEDGIVDGDEIKRCVELVMGKGGKGEELRRNAKKWKDLAIEAAGDHGSSTANLKAFIDEIKFGAVPS, from the coding sequence ATGGACGAACTTCGAGTCTTGCTGGTGACCTTCCCGGGCCAAGGCCACATCAACCCGTCTCTCCAGTTCGCCAAGCTCCTCGCCGGCATGGGCCTCAAGGTGACCTTCGTCACCGCCTCCTCCGCCATCAGCCGCATGGCCAGGGCCGCCACTTCTCCCCCGCCGAGCTTGACCTTCGCCGGCTTCTCTGTCGAGGGGTTTAATACCGGCGTCGACATCGACGACTACATGGTTGAGCTGCGGCGGAGGGCCTCCGACGCGGTGGAGGAGATGATCACCTCCGCCGCGGCAAAAGGCCAGCCTTTCGTCCATGTGGTCTACACCATTCTTCTTCCATCGGTCGGCAAGATCGCTCGTAATCATAACATTTCGTCCACATTTCTCTGGGTTCAGCCCGCCAGCCTTTTCGGGTTTTACTACCACTACTTGAACGGCTATGGCGACGCCATTCGAGAGAATGGCAACGACCCGTCGTGGTTCATCGACTTGCCACGACTGCCTCGCCTCCATAGCCGCGATCTTCCCTCTTTTGTTCAAGCTTCAAACACGTATAGCTTCGCAATTCCATCGGTTCAGAAGCATCTGGAGGTACTTGCTGAGGAGAAAAACCCAAGAATTCTCTTCAACACATTCGACGCATTGGAAACCGAGGCACTGCGAATTACCAAGAGCATCAACCTGGTCGCCGTTGGGCCATTGATCCCTTCGGCCTTCTTGGACGGCAAGGATCCATCCGACACTTCTTTCGGAGGAGACCTGTTCCAGGAATCAGAGGATCACTACATCGAATGGCTGAATTCGAAGCCGAACGAATCCGTTGTTTATGTGTCCTTCGGGAGCCTTTCGGTCCTATCGGATCAGCAAACGGAGGAAATTGCTCGAGGGCTGCTGGAGAGCCGCCGGCCGTTCTTGTGGGTGTTGAGAAGATCGGAAAACGGCGAGAAGCAAGAAGACAAGCTGACCAGGAAGAAGGAACTAGAAGAGCTTGGGATGATCGTTCCATGGTGTTCCCAACTGAAGGTTCTGCAACACCCATCGGTGGGATGCTTTGTGAGCCATTGCGGCTGGAATTCAACTTTCGAGAGCTTGGTTTCCGGTGTTCCGGTGGTGGGTTTCCCGCAATGGTCGGACCAGACGATGAACGCTAAGCTCGTTGAAGATGCATGGAAGACGGGGATCAGATTGACAGAAAACGAGGATGGAATAGTTGATGGGGATGAGATCAAGAGGTGCGTAGAACTGGTGATGGGCAAAGGAGGGAAGGGAGAAGAGTTGAGAAGGAATGCGAAGAAGTGGAAGGATTTGGCTATTGAAGCCGCCGGCGACCATGGATC